Below is a window of Bifidobacterium asteroides DNA.
ACGATGACCCCGAGTACGTCTCCGGCAGCAGGACCAGGCGTCTGGACGATCCTCGTCCGCTGACCGACCGGTTCGCCCCGCACCAGGATCAGGAGGGCAGGACGGTGCCCTTCCAGCCGCCGCAGATGCGCCGGGACCCTCTGACCGGAGACTGGATCCCCATGGCCACAGCCCGGATGAACCGGCCCATCACCGCTGGCCCCCAGGCCACCGCCAAGGGCAACCCCCTGGCTGCCAGAAAGCCGGGAGACCCCTACCAGGATGGGGAGATCCCCGATGTGGACTACAACGTGGCGGTCTTCGAGAACCGTTTCCCCTCCATGATGCAGGTGCCCAATACTCGGGCGGCCGACCAGGCCTCCTTGGTGGACGGCAACCCACTCTGGCCGGTGCGCGAGGCCAACGGACGCTGCGAGGTAGTTTGCTTCGACCCTGACGAACACGCGCTCCCTGCCGATCTGCCGGTCTCCCGTCTGCGGACGGTGGTGGAGGCCTGGGCCTTCCGCACTGCGGAAATCTCGACCATGGAGGGCATCGAACAGATCTTCCCATTCGAGAACCACGGCCAGGAGATCGGCGTCTCCCTAGCTCACCCCCACGGACAGATTTACTGCTATCCCTTCATTGCCCCACGGCTGGAGCAGGAGCTAAGGCAGTGCGCCGACTACAAG
It encodes the following:
- the galT gene encoding galactose-1-phosphate uridylyltransferase is translated as MKSEQYVPQRYVPGDYAREHIRITPTRLADGRRFFYLDDDPEYVSGSRTRRLDDPRPLTDRFAPHQDQEGRTVPFQPPQMRRDPLTGDWIPMATARMNRPITAGPQATAKGNPLAARKPGDPYQDGEIPDVDYNVAVFENRFPSMMQVPNTRAADQASLVDGNPLWPVREANGRCEVVCFDPDEHALPADLPVSRLRTVVEAWAFRTAEISTMEGIEQIFPFENHGQEIGVSLAHPHGQIYCYPFIAPRLEQELRQCADYKERTGGNLLADILKAELDSGRRVVFRNATWVAYVPAAARWPLEVHVAPVRDGILSLDQLNDQERWDLAVMYSTLLKRGNAFFDKGDGRGMDLPYIAAWHQAPLHDPRREDYRLNLQFFSFRRAVDKIKYLAGSESGMAAWVSDTTPERIADRFRQLGPLDLENGENQ